A stretch of the Zonotrichia albicollis isolate bZonAlb1 chromosome 31, bZonAlb1.hap1, whole genome shotgun sequence genome encodes the following:
- the LOC141725806 gene encoding uncharacterized protein LOC141725806, with protein MEPRELLERQVAVVATLGKLVAIATTPYRGMLLGGTPRSLHEALGTFIRLLSGTLGCCSATSWLDRSALSWRRGNVTPLGHLDVNSLEQFAFLLGLYGATRGRHCHVTTLGQVLANPAATWADVRAAASAWRESVEMLTESWSRLVEEAARLCNEWEVTATERGRRAETPLGLLERLVAECDRATAFPLELQRRLGDIELALEETREPCPDFRVALVAAVAEAEWLQDASTHLASCHLEAILGQIRGILNSFVCGPEGPAARMVAERCQKAIEDIPRLLQEL; from the exons ATGGAGCCCCGCGAG ctgctggagCGCCAGGTCGCCGTGGTGGCCACCCTGGGCAAGCTGGTGGCCATTGCGACTACGCCGTACAGGGGCATGCTGCTGGGTGGGACCCCAAGGTCCCTGCACGAGGCCCTGGGGACCTTCATCCGTCTTCTCAGTGggaccctgggctgctgcagtgccACCTCCTGGCTCGACAGGAGTGCCCTCTCCTGGCGCCGTGGCAATGTCACCCCTCTGGGCCACCTCGATGTCAATTCCCTGGAACAATTCGCTTTCCTGCTGGGCCTCTACGGTGCCACCCGTGGGCGCCACTGCCATGTCACCACCCTGGGCCAGGTCCTGGCCAACCCGGCGGCCACCTGGGCCGATGTGAGAGCTGCGGCCAGCGCCTGGCGGGAGTCGGTGGAAATGCTCACAGAGAGCTGGTCCCGGCTGGTCGAGGAGGCCGCCAGGCTGTGCAACGAGTGGGAGGTGACGGCCACCGAGAGGGGACGGCGGGCAGAGacacccctggggctgctggagcgcCTGGTGGCCGAGTGTGACAGAGCCACCGCGTtccccctggagctgcagcgcCGGCTCGGGGACATCGAGTTGGCCCTGGAGGAGACAAGGGAGCCGTGTCCCGATTTCCGCGTGGCCTTGGTGGCCGCCGTGGCCGAGGCCGAGTGGCTGCAGGATGCCAGCACCCACCTGGCCTCGTGTCACCTGGAGGCGATACTTGGGCAAATCCGCGGCATCCTGAACAGTTTCGTTTGCGGCCCTGAGGGCCCTGCTGCCCGCATGGTGGCCGAGCGGTGCCAGAAAGCCATCGAGGACATCCCGAGGCTGCTGCAGGAACTGTGA